In a single window of the Atlantibacter hermannii genome:
- the uraA gene encoding uracil permease — translation MTRRAIGVSERPPLLQTIPLSLQHLFAMFGATVLVPILFHINPATVLLFNGIGTLLYLFICKGKIPAYLGSSFAFISPVLLLLPLGYELALGGFIVCGALFCLVALIVKKAGTGWLDVMFPPAAMGAIVAVIGLELAGVAANMAGLLPAEGQMPDSTTIIISLVTLGVTVFGSVLFRGFLAIIPILIGVLAGYALSFAMGVVDVTPIKEAHWFALPTFYTPRFEWFAIFTILPAALVVIAEHVGHLVVTANIVKKDLIRDPGLHRSMFANGFSTMISGFFGSTPNTTYGENIGVMAITRVYSTWVIGGAAIIAILLSCVGKLAAAIQIIPVPVMGGVSLLLYGVIGASGIRVLIDSKVDYSKAQNLILTSVILIIGVSGAKVHVGAAELKGMALATIVGILLSLIFKLISVLRPEEVVLDAEDQDKAS, via the coding sequence ATGACGCGCCGTGCTATCGGGGTAAGCGAAAGACCACCGCTGCTTCAAACCATCCCGCTTAGTTTGCAGCACTTGTTCGCCATGTTTGGCGCAACCGTGCTGGTGCCAATCCTGTTTCACATCAACCCGGCCACCGTGTTGCTGTTCAACGGTATCGGGACTTTGCTGTATCTATTTATCTGTAAAGGCAAAATCCCGGCCTATCTGGGCTCGAGCTTTGCCTTTATCTCACCGGTGTTACTGCTGCTGCCGCTGGGTTACGAGCTGGCGCTGGGCGGATTTATCGTCTGCGGCGCGCTGTTCTGCCTGGTGGCGCTGATTGTCAAAAAAGCCGGAACCGGCTGGCTGGATGTCATGTTCCCGCCTGCGGCGATGGGCGCGATTGTGGCGGTTATCGGCCTCGAACTGGCGGGTGTGGCGGCAAATATGGCGGGCCTGCTGCCAGCGGAAGGGCAGATGCCGGATTCCACGACCATCATTATTTCCCTGGTGACATTGGGCGTAACGGTATTTGGTTCAGTGCTGTTTCGCGGTTTTCTGGCGATCATCCCGATTCTGATCGGCGTGCTGGCAGGTTATGCACTCTCCTTCGCGATGGGCGTAGTGGATGTGACGCCGATTAAAGAAGCGCACTGGTTTGCTCTGCCGACCTTCTATACGCCGCGCTTCGAATGGTTCGCTATTTTCACTATTCTTCCGGCGGCGCTGGTGGTGATTGCCGAACACGTTGGGCATCTGGTGGTGACCGCCAATATCGTGAAGAAAGACCTGATTCGCGATCCGGGCCTGCACCGCTCGATGTTTGCGAACGGTTTTTCCACCATGATTTCCGGGTTCTTCGGCTCCACGCCGAACACCACCTACGGTGAAAATATTGGCGTTATGGCGATTACCCGCGTTTACAGTACCTGGGTGATTGGCGGCGCGGCAATTATCGCCATTCTGCTGTCCTGCGTGGGCAAACTGGCGGCTGCTATCCAGATTATCCCGGTTCCCGTGATGGGCGGCGTTTCGCTGCTGTTGTACGGCGTAATTGGCGCATCGGGTATTCGTGTTCTGATCGATTCAAAAGTGGATTACAGCAAAGCGCAAAACCTGATCCTTACTTCAGTGATCCTGATTATCGGCGTCAGCGGCGCGAAAGTGCATGTCGGCGCGGCAGAGCTGAAAGGCATGGCGCTGGCGACCATTGTAGGCATTTTATTAAGTCTGATTTTCAAACTGATTAGCGTGCTGCGCCCGGAAGAAGTGGTGCTGGACGCGGAAGATCAGGATAAAGCATCCTGA
- the hda gene encoding DnaA family protein Hda: protein MPLYLPDDETFASFWPGDNPSLLAALQNVLRQEHSGYIYFWSREGAGRSHLLHAACAELSARGDAVGYVPLDKRTWFVPEVLDGMEQLSLVCIDNIECIAGDEPWEMAIFNLYNRILESGKTRLLITGDRPPRQLNLHLADLASRLDWGQIYKLQPLSDDDKLQALQLRARQRGFELPEDVGRFLLKRLDREMRTLFMTLDQLDRASITAQRKLTIPFVKDILSL from the coding sequence TTGCCACTCTATCTACCCGATGACGAAACGTTTGCAAGTTTCTGGCCGGGTGATAATCCCTCTTTATTAGCCGCCCTGCAGAATGTCCTGCGTCAGGAGCACAGCGGATACATTTACTTTTGGTCGCGTGAAGGGGCAGGGCGCAGTCATTTGCTGCATGCAGCTTGCGCCGAACTTTCAGCGCGCGGCGATGCGGTCGGCTACGTTCCTCTTGATAAACGCACCTGGTTTGTTCCGGAAGTGCTGGACGGCATGGAGCAATTGTCGCTGGTTTGCATTGATAATATTGAATGCATCGCGGGCGATGAACCGTGGGAAATGGCGATTTTTAACCTTTATAACCGCATTCTCGAATCGGGCAAAACCCGTCTGCTGATCACCGGCGATCGACCGCCACGCCAGCTTAATCTGCATCTGGCGGATTTGGCTTCCCGGCTGGACTGGGGGCAAATCTATAAGCTTCAGCCGCTGTCGGATGACGATAAACTGCAGGCATTACAGCTGCGGGCGCGGCAACGTGGTTTTGAGCTGCCGGAAGACGTGGGACGTTTTCTCCTGAAGCGGCTGGACCGCGAAATGCGCACATTATTTATGACGCTGGATCAACTCGATCGCGCATCAATAACCGCGCAACGCAAACTCACGATCCCTTTTGTGAAGGATATCCTGAGCCTCTGA
- the yfgD gene encoding putative glutaredoxin produces MSRKVTIYHNPRCSKSRETLALLKDKGVEPEVVLYLDTPPDADTLKQLLKQLGFSSARQLMRHKEDLYRELILADPALTEDQLIAAMIDNPRLIERPIVVNEKGARIGRPPEAVLEILP; encoded by the coding sequence ATGTCGCGTAAGGTCACGATTTACCATAACCCACGCTGTTCAAAGAGCCGAGAAACGCTCGCACTGCTTAAAGATAAGGGTGTTGAACCAGAGGTCGTGCTTTATCTGGATACGCCGCCGGACGCGGATACCCTGAAACAGTTGCTAAAGCAGTTAGGATTCAGCAGCGCCCGCCAGCTTATGCGCCATAAAGAAGATCTTTATCGTGAACTGATTCTCGCCGATCCGGCGCTGACGGAGGATCAGTTAATCGCTGCCATGATCGACAATCCACGGCTGATCGAACGTCCGATAGTGGTTAACGAGAAAGGCGCACGCATTGGACGTCCGCCGGAAGCAGTGCTGGAAATTCTTCCTTAA
- a CDS encoding putative peptidase, with amino-acid sequence MFRQLKKTLIASLITAMMAGQMVPAFAQGSDQLPDMGTSAGSTLSIGQELQMGDYYVRQLRGSAPLNNDPLLGQYINSLGMRLVSHADSVRTPFHFFLINNDEINAFAFFGGNVVLHSALFRYADNESQLASVMAHEISHVTQRHLARAMEDQKRNAPLTWVGALGSILLAMASPQAGMAALTGTLAGTQQGLISFTQQNEQEADRIGIQVLQRSGFDPQAMPTFLEKLLDQARYSSRPPEILLTHPLPESRLSDTRNRANQMRPVVAQSSEDFYMAKARTLGMYNSGRNQLTSDQLDAWAKGNLREQHAATYGRALQAMVAKNFTDAQKMLQPLLTAQPGNPWYLDLATDIDLGLNKANDAVNRLKNAPDLKNNPVLQLNLANAYLEAGQPGESAKILNRYTFSHPDDSNGWDLLAQAQAALGNRDQELAARAEVMALLGKLDQAISMLSSASSQVKLGSLQQARYDARIDQLRQLQQRFRPYEKM; translated from the coding sequence ATGTTCAGGCAGTTGAAAAAGACTCTGATTGCATCGCTCATTACCGCCATGATGGCAGGCCAGATGGTTCCCGCCTTCGCGCAAGGCAGCGATCAGCTGCCCGACATGGGCACTTCCGCTGGTAGCACGCTTTCCATCGGCCAGGAGCTGCAAATGGGGGATTATTATGTGCGCCAGTTGCGCGGCAGCGCGCCGCTGAATAACGATCCCCTGCTGGGGCAATATATTAATTCCCTGGGTATGCGCCTTGTGTCGCATGCCGATTCGGTGCGAACCCCGTTTCATTTCTTTTTGATCAACAACGACGAAATCAACGCCTTTGCCTTTTTCGGCGGTAATGTTGTGCTGCACTCGGCGCTGTTCCGTTACGCCGATAATGAAAGCCAGCTTGCGTCAGTCATGGCGCATGAAATTTCCCACGTTACCCAGCGTCATCTGGCGCGTGCCATGGAAGATCAAAAGCGCAATGCGCCCCTGACATGGGTCGGCGCGCTGGGCTCGATTCTTCTGGCGATGGCCAGCCCGCAGGCCGGTATGGCGGCGCTTACCGGGACACTTGCCGGTACTCAGCAGGGTTTGATCAGCTTTACCCAGCAAAATGAACAGGAAGCCGACCGTATAGGGATTCAGGTTCTGCAGCGCTCCGGTTTCGACCCGCAGGCGATGCCGACATTCCTTGAAAAACTGCTCGATCAGGCGCGCTATTCGTCGCGCCCACCCGAAATTTTATTGACGCACCCCCTGCCGGAAAGCCGTCTTTCAGATACCCGAAACCGCGCAAATCAGATGCGCCCGGTAGTGGCACAGTCCTCTGAAGATTTTTATATGGCGAAAGCCCGTACGTTGGGAATGTACAACTCCGGGCGTAACCAGCTTACCAGCGACCAGCTCGACGCCTGGGCGAAAGGCAACCTTCGCGAGCAGCATGCCGCCACATATGGCCGGGCGTTACAGGCGATGGTGGCAAAAAACTTTACCGACGCGCAGAAAATGCTGCAGCCATTATTGACCGCCCAGCCTGGGAACCCGTGGTATCTGGATCTGGCGACCGATATCGATCTGGGGCTGAATAAAGCCAACGACGCGGTAAACCGCCTGAAAAATGCGCCGGATCTGAAAAACAATCCGGTGCTGCAATTGAACCTGGCGAATGCTTATCTTGAAGCGGGCCAGCCTGGCGAATCGGCGAAGATCCTGAATCGCTATACCTTCTCCCATCCCGATGACTCCAACGGTTGGGATCTGTTGGCGCAGGCGCAGGCCGCGCTGGGCAATCGCGATCAGGAACTGGCAGCCCGCGCAGAAGTGATGGCTCTGCTGGGCAAGCTTGATCAGGCGATCTCCATGCTGAGCAGCGCCAGCTCTCAGGTGAAATTAGGCAGCCTGCAACAGGCCCGCTACGATGCGCGTATCGATCAGCTCCGCCAGTTGCAACAACGTTTCCGCCCCTATGAAAAAATGTAA
- the perM_1 gene encoding putative permease — protein MLDMLMQWYRRRFSDPEAIALLVILVAGFGILFFFHSLLAPLLVAIVLAFLLEWPTVRLERIGCSRTLAATLVLVLFIGIVLVMAFVVIPVAWQQGIYLIRDMPGMLNKLSDFAATLPKRYPALMDAGIIDAMAENMRARMTVVGDSVVKFSLASLVGLLTLAIYLILVPLMVFFLVKDKEQMLSAVRRVLPRNRGLAGQVWTEMNQQITNYIRGKVLEMVVVGVVTWIGFRIFGLNYSLLLRCWSGCRC, from the coding sequence ATGCTCGATATGTTAATGCAGTGGTATCGCCGACGGTTTTCCGACCCGGAGGCGATAGCGCTGTTGGTCATTTTAGTCGCCGGGTTTGGCATCCTGTTCTTTTTTCATAGCCTGCTGGCACCGCTGTTGGTCGCCATTGTGCTGGCGTTTTTGCTGGAATGGCCCACCGTACGGCTGGAGCGTATAGGCTGTTCGCGGACTTTAGCCGCCACGCTGGTGCTGGTGCTGTTTATCGGCATTGTGCTGGTCATGGCGTTCGTGGTCATCCCTGTCGCCTGGCAGCAGGGCATTTACTTGATCCGCGATATGCCGGGGATGCTTAATAAACTCTCTGATTTCGCCGCGACCTTGCCGAAACGTTATCCGGCCTTGATGGACGCGGGCATCATCGATGCCATGGCAGAAAACATGCGCGCCCGTATGACGGTGGTCGGGGATTCAGTCGTGAAGTTCTCGCTGGCGTCGCTGGTGGGCTTGCTGACACTCGCTATCTACCTGATTCTGGTGCCGCTGATGGTGTTTTTCCTGGTGAAAGACAAGGAGCAGATGCTGAGTGCGGTTCGTCGCGTTCTGCCGCGTAATCGCGGGTTGGCAGGGCAGGTGTGGACCGAGATGAACCAGCAAATCACTAACTATATTCGTGGCAAAGTGCTGGAGATGGTGGTGGTCGGCGTCGTGACCTGGATTGGCTTTCGTATTTTCGGCCTGAACTACTCGCTGCTGCTGCGGTGCTGGTCGGGCTGTCGGTGCTGA
- the perM_2 gene encoding putative permease: MLVGLSVLIPYIGAFMVTIPVVCVALFQFGMGTEFWSCFAVYLIIQALDGNLLVPVLFSEAVNLHPLVIILSVVIFGGLWGFWAYSSPFLWRP; the protein is encoded by the coding sequence GTGCTGGTCGGGCTGTCGGTGCTGATCCCCTATATCGGGGCGTTTATGGTGACCATTCCGGTGGTGTGCGTGGCGCTGTTCCAGTTTGGTATGGGAACGGAATTCTGGAGCTGCTTCGCGGTATACCTGATTATCCAGGCGCTCGACGGCAATTTACTGGTGCCGGTGCTGTTTTCCGAAGCGGTTAATCTTCACCCGCTGGTGATTATTCTGTCGGTGGTGATTTTTGGCGGCCTGTGGGGATTCTGGGCGTATTCTTCGCCATTCCTCTGGCGACCCTGA
- the bcp gene encoding peroxiredoxin encodes MNPLKAGENAPKFSLPDQDGEQVNLTDFQGQRVLVYFYPKAMTPGCTVQACGLRDNMDELKKAGVEVLGISTDKPEKLSRFAEKELLNFTLLSDEDHQVCEQFGVWGEKTFMGKTYDGIHRISFLIDGNGVVEHVFDDFKTSNHHDVVLAWINENR; translated from the coding sequence ATGAACCCACTGAAAGCCGGAGAGAACGCACCAAAATTTAGCTTGCCCGATCAAGACGGTGAACAAGTAAATTTGACCGACTTCCAGGGACAGCGTGTTCTGGTGTACTTTTACCCGAAGGCCATGACGCCCGGTTGCACCGTGCAGGCCTGCGGATTGCGTGACAACATGGATGAGTTGAAAAAAGCCGGCGTTGAGGTACTGGGGATTAGCACAGATAAACCCGAGAAACTCTCCCGCTTTGCGGAAAAAGAATTGCTCAACTTCACCCTGCTCTCTGATGAAGATCATCAGGTTTGCGAACAGTTTGGCGTGTGGGGCGAAAAGACGTTTATGGGGAAAACCTATGACGGCATTCACCGCATCAGCTTCCTGATTGACGGCAACGGGGTGGTTGAACATGTCTTTGACGATTTTAAAACCAGCAACCACCACGATGTGGTGCTCGCCTGGATTAACGAAAATCGATAG
- the gcvR gene encoding glycine cleavage system transcriptional repressor — protein MALSSQHYLVITALGADRAGIVNTITRHVSSCGCNIEDSRLAMLGEEFTFIMLLSGSWNAITLIESTLPLKGAELDLLIVMKRTAARPRPAMPATVWVQVEVEDSPHLIERFTALLDAHHLNIAELVSRTQPAENGNNAQLYIQMTAHSPALDNATIIEQAFKALCTELNAQGSISVVNYQQQDEQDGVS, from the coding sequence TTGGCACTCTCATCACAGCATTATCTTGTTATTACCGCCCTGGGGGCGGACCGCGCCGGCATCGTAAATACCATCACTCGCCACGTTAGTAGCTGCGGCTGCAATATCGAAGACAGCCGTCTGGCCATGCTGGGGGAAGAGTTCACATTTATTATGCTGCTTTCCGGAAGCTGGAACGCGATCACGCTGATTGAATCCACGCTGCCGCTCAAGGGCGCGGAACTCGACTTGCTGATTGTGATGAAACGTACCGCGGCCCGCCCGCGTCCGGCGATGCCTGCCACGGTTTGGGTTCAGGTGGAAGTCGAAGATTCCCCACATCTTATCGAACGCTTTACCGCGCTGCTCGACGCGCACCATCTGAATATCGCCGAGCTGGTGTCGCGTACCCAGCCTGCAGAAAATGGCAATAATGCACAGCTTTATATCCAGATGACCGCCCACAGCCCCGCGCTGGATAATGCGACAATAATCGAGCAAGCGTTCAAAGCTCTCTGTACAGAACTCAATGCGCAAGGCAGTATTAGCGTCGTTAACTATCAACAGCAAGATGAACAGGACGGAGTGTCGTAA
- the dapA gene encoding dihydrodipicolinate synthase produces MFTGSIVALITPMDLKGNVCRSSLKKLIDYHVASGTSAIVSVGTTGESATLSHDEHGDVVMMTLDLADGRIPVIAGTGANATSEAISLTQRFNDCGIVGCLTVTPYYNRPTQEGLFQHFKAIAEHTDLPQILYNVPSRTGCDMLPETVGRLSKVKNIVGIKEATGNLTRVNQIKELVSDDFILVSGDDASALDFMQLGGHGVISVTANVAARDMAEMCKLAAAGQYHEARVINQRLMPLHHKLFVEPNPIPAKWACKELGLVATDTLRLPMTPITDHGRDEVAGALKHAGLL; encoded by the coding sequence ATGTTCACGGGAAGTATTGTCGCGCTGATTACACCGATGGATCTTAAAGGTAATGTCTGTCGGTCGAGCCTGAAAAAACTGATTGATTACCATGTCGCCAGCGGAACTTCGGCGATTGTTTCGGTAGGGACTACCGGCGAATCTGCCACCCTCAGCCATGATGAGCATGGCGATGTGGTAATGATGACGCTCGATCTGGCCGACGGCCGTATTCCGGTAATCGCCGGTACCGGTGCAAACGCGACTTCCGAAGCGATTAGCCTGACGCAGCGTTTCAACGACTGCGGTATCGTGGGCTGCCTGACCGTGACCCCTTACTACAATCGCCCGACTCAGGAAGGGTTGTTCCAGCATTTTAAAGCCATCGCTGAACACACCGATCTGCCGCAAATTCTGTATAATGTGCCGTCCCGTACTGGCTGCGATATGCTGCCGGAAACCGTGGGCCGATTGTCGAAAGTTAAAAATATTGTCGGTATTAAAGAAGCGACAGGGAACTTAACGCGGGTTAACCAGATCAAAGAGCTGGTTTCTGACGACTTCATTCTGGTAAGCGGTGACGACGCCAGCGCACTGGACTTCATGCAGCTTGGCGGCCACGGCGTTATTTCCGTTACGGCAAACGTCGCGGCGCGCGATATGGCCGAGATGTGCAAGCTTGCCGCTGCCGGTCAATACCATGAAGCACGCGTGATTAATCAGCGTTTGATGCCGTTGCATCATAAATTATTTGTCGAACCCAACCCGATCCCGGCGAAATGGGCGTGTAAGGAGTTGGGACTTGTGGCGACCGATACGCTACGCTTGCCGATGACCCCGATCACCGACCACGGTCGTGATGAGGTTGCGGGTGCGCTTAAGCATGCTGGTCTGCTGTAA
- the nlpB gene encoding lipoprotein, with amino-acid sequence MAYSVQKSRVAKVATVSLVMLLAACSSDSRYKRQVSGDESYLDAVPLAELHAPAGLILPVENGDYNIPVTNGSGQVGKALDIRPPAQPLALVSGARTQFTGDTATLLLESGRSGSLWPQVVSAVQSQNYPITKRDDAGQTLSTDWVQWNRADEDQQYRGRYQITVQPQGYQQALVVKLINLEQDGKPAADSASLQRYSAQMLNSIAASLDKTQTANQNAAENRNASQIDVQSAADDTGLPMLVVRAPFNVVWSRLPATLEKVGMKVTDSTRSTGSVAVTYKPLSDGDWQELGARDPGLSSGDYKLQVGDLDNRSSLQFIDPKGHTLTQSQNDALVAVFQAAFSK; translated from the coding sequence ATGGCTTACTCAGTACAGAAGTCGCGTGTGGCGAAAGTAGCAACGGTTTCATTAGTGATGCTACTCGCCGCCTGTAGTTCCGATTCGCGTTATAAACGTCAGGTAAGCGGCGATGAGTCCTATCTTGATGCCGTGCCGCTTGCGGAACTTCATGCCCCGGCGGGGTTAATTCTGCCGGTAGAAAATGGCGACTATAACATTCCTGTGACCAATGGCAGTGGCCAGGTTGGCAAGGCGCTGGACATTCGTCCGCCTGCGCAACCGCTGGCGCTGGTCTCCGGCGCCCGTACACAGTTCACTGGCGATACTGCCACGCTGTTGCTGGAAAGCGGTCGCAGCGGTTCACTCTGGCCGCAGGTGGTAAGCGCTGTTCAGTCTCAAAATTATCCGATTACCAAACGTGATGACGCGGGTCAGACCCTGAGCACTGACTGGGTGCAATGGAACCGCGCTGATGAAGATCAGCAGTATCGCGGCCGTTATCAGATCACCGTGCAGCCGCAGGGTTATCAGCAGGCGCTGGTGGTTAAATTGATTAACCTCGAGCAGGACGGTAAACCGGCCGCGGATTCCGCGTCGCTTCAGCGCTACAGCGCGCAAATGCTTAACAGCATTGCCGCGTCGCTGGATAAAACGCAAACCGCTAACCAGAATGCAGCGGAAAACCGCAATGCCAGCCAGATTGACGTACAAAGCGCGGCCGATGACACCGGTTTGCCGATGCTGGTGGTACGCGCGCCGTTCAACGTTGTGTGGAGCCGTCTGCCCGCCACGCTTGAAAAAGTGGGCATGAAAGTTACGGATTCTACCCGTTCAACCGGTAGCGTAGCCGTAACCTACAAACCGCTATCCGATGGCGACTGGCAGGAACTGGGCGCACGCGATCCTGGCCTGAGCAGCGGCGATTATAAACTTCAGGTCGGCGATCTTGATAACCGCAGCAGCCTGCAGTTTATCGACCCGAAAGGTCATACGCTGACCCAGTCTCAAAACGATGCCCTGGTTGCTGTATTCCAGGCCGCATTCAGTAAGTAA
- the purC gene encoding phosphoribosylaminoimidazole-succinocarboxamide synthase gives MQKQAELYRGKAKTVYSTENPDLLVLEFRNDTSAGDGARIEQFDRKGMVNNKFNHFIMTKLEEAGIPTQMEALLSDTECLVKKLDMVPVECVVRNRAAGSLVKRLGIEEGIELNPPLFDMFLKNDAMHDPMVNESYCETFGWVNKENLARMKELTYKANDVLKKLFDDAGLILVDFKLEFGLFKGEVVLGDEFSPDGSRLWDKNTMDKMDKDRFRQSLGGLIEAYEEVARRLGVKLD, from the coding sequence ATGCAAAAGCAAGCTGAGTTGTATCGCGGTAAAGCGAAAACCGTTTACAGTACGGAAAACCCCGATCTGTTGGTGCTCGAATTCCGTAACGATACGTCAGCAGGAGACGGCGCGCGCATTGAGCAGTTTGACCGTAAAGGCATGGTGAATAACAAATTCAACCATTTCATTATGACCAAACTGGAAGAAGCAGGTATCCCGACCCAAATGGAAGCGCTGCTTTCCGATACCGAATGCCTGGTAAAAAAACTGGATATGGTGCCAGTAGAATGCGTGGTGCGTAACCGCGCTGCAGGCTCTCTGGTGAAGCGCCTCGGGATTGAGGAAGGTATTGAGCTCAACCCGCCGTTATTCGATATGTTCCTGAAAAACGACGCCATGCACGATCCCATGGTGAACGAGTCTTATTGCGAAACCTTTGGCTGGGTCAACAAAGAAAACCTGGCGCGTATGAAAGAGCTGACTTACAAAGCCAACGACGTGCTGAAAAAACTGTTTGATGATGCGGGCCTGATCCTGGTGGATTTCAAACTGGAATTTGGTTTGTTCAAAGGCGAAGTCGTGCTGGGCGATGAGTTTTCCCCGGACGGAAGCCGTCTGTGGGATAAAAACACCATGGACAAAATGGATAAAGATCGCTTCCGCCAAAGCCTGGGCGGGTTGATTGAAGCCTATGAAGAAGTCGCCAGACGCCTTGGCGTAAAACTGGACTAA
- a CDS encoding putative peptidase, translating into MRWQGRRGSDNVEDRRSDSRGPMMGGGGFRLPGGKGGVVLLVIVVIASFYGVDLTSLLTGGQPVSQQSSRSVSPNEDEAAKFTSVILATTEDTWGANFRAPGAHLSTAQTGHVSRRDAYRLWHRPVGDGAVLLSGGQYRLY; encoded by the coding sequence ATGCGTTGGCAAGGGCGTCGCGGCAGCGACAACGTAGAAGACAGGCGTAGCGATTCACGCGGCCCGATGATGGGCGGCGGTGGATTTCGTTTACCTGGCGGCAAAGGCGGCGTGGTTCTGTTAGTGATTGTCGTGATCGCCAGTTTTTACGGCGTCGATCTCACCTCACTGTTAACGGGCGGGCAGCCGGTTTCCCAACAATCCTCGCGCTCTGTCAGCCCCAATGAAGATGAAGCAGCGAAATTTACGTCGGTTATTCTTGCCACCACGGAAGATACCTGGGGGGCAAATTTTCGAGCGCCAGGGGCGCACCTATCAACAGCCCAAACTGGTCATGTATCGCGGCGCGACGCGTACCGGCTGTGGCACCGGCCAGTCGGTGATGGGGCCGTTCTACTGTCCGGCGGACAGTACCGTTTATATTGA
- a CDS encoding putative peptidase yields MGPFYCPADSTVYIDLSFYDEMNNKLGAGGDFAQGYVIAHEVGHHVQKLMGIEPKVREMQRNASETEANRLSVRMELQADCFAGVWGHSMQQQGVLEAGDLKEALDAAQAIGDDRLQQQSQGRVIPDSFTHGTSEQRYSWFKRGFDSGDPGQCNTFGNKL; encoded by the coding sequence ATGGGGCCGTTCTACTGTCCGGCGGACAGTACCGTTTATATTGACCTCTCATTTTATGATGAAATGAATAATAAGCTGGGCGCAGGCGGCGATTTCGCGCAGGGTTACGTGATCGCGCATGAAGTAGGTCACCATGTGCAGAAACTGATGGGTATCGAACCGAAAGTGCGGGAAATGCAGCGCAATGCTTCAGAAACGGAAGCGAACCGTCTTTCCGTACGGATGGAATTGCAGGCCGACTGCTTCGCTGGCGTCTGGGGACACAGCATGCAGCAGCAAGGCGTGCTGGAAGCCGGGGATTTAAAAGAAGCGTTGGATGCAGCACAAGCGATTGGCGATGACCGCCTGCAACAGCAAAGCCAGGGACGCGTCATTCCCGACAGCTTTACGCACGGGACGTCGGAGCAGCGCTATAGCTGGTTTAAACGCGGTTTTGACAGTGGCGATCCTGGCCAGTGCAACACGTTTGGCAACAAGCTTTAA